GGCGCCGGGAATTGGCCCCGGCAACCGGCGCTCGTGCCGAGCAAGGCGCCCGGCATTGCTCTGCTTGTTCGCCTACTTATCTATCGTGCTTGCCGTGGTGCCGCTCGTCGCGGCGAGCATCTCTCCGGTCCTCGCGGCGGTCTTCGCGCCGATCCTCGCGACGATCGTGGCGGTATTCATGGATCGCCTCGCGCCGCTCGGACTTGTAGTGGCCGTACGCGTGTCCCGGGGGCCAATCTCTCCAATGCCGGCGGTACCGGACCGGAACCGTGTAGACCGCCCTGGGCACATTCGAGTACTGGATGAAGAAAAATGGGCCGTTGTACGATCGCGCGCGATACCAGTTCACGCCGTCGCAGTAGTACCAGCGGCTCCCATAGCGATAGAGATCGTGGTCATAGTCGCGGACGTAGTAGACCCGGCTGTCCGGGACCACAACGACGTCCGGCTCGCGATGGAACACGATGTCGGTGCCGGGATATCGATCGCCGACGTGCAACTGGACGTCGACGCTCGTCCCCGCGCGGGCCGGCGCGACGGCCGCGAGCGAGCACGCGGCGACGAGCCCGGCGATGCAAATGGGCAAGCGTTTCATGGGTTCCTCCCTGGTTGGTTTCATGTCGATTTTGGACCCCCTGCCACCTTCCCAAATACGCAACACGCGTGCCAGCACGTCCAGCTGGAATCGAGCCGTTAAGTTATTGCCAATGTGTTTGTTATAGAGCGACCCGCTCCCCACCGGCGTGCCATCAGTGCGGTTCGCTGTCCCCACCTGTGGCGGACCGGCACCTTTCAGATCGCGGCCGTATGAAACTCACGCGGCCCGGCTGCCCCACTGGATGTACTCTGGCGCTGTCAGGGCTACCGTCGTCCTCAGCCAACACCGCTCATCGCAGGGGGGCATGATGAAGCTCGTGTGGTGCATTGCAGGAATCGTCCTTTGGGTCTCGATGCCGTTCGCGGCTCCCATCGCATCGGCACAGTCGGCGACGATCACCGGTACGATCGCCGACAGCACCGGTGAAGCGCTTCCGTCCGCGGTGATCCGCGTCGACGACACCTCCCTCAGGGCCACGAGCGGCGCCTCCGGTTTCTACCGGATCGAGGGAGTCCCCGCGGGGACGCACACGCTGCGCGCGGTCCTGATCGGATACAAGCCCGCGAGTCGTGAGGTCACCGTCGGCCCGGGCGAAACCGTGACCGCGGACTTCGCCCTTTCGCGCGCGCCCATCCTCATCCCGGCGACCGAGGTCGTGGTCGGATCGCGCGCCCCGCACACGGCCGCGGATGAGCTGGCGGTGCCTGTCGACGTCTACAATTCGGAAGAGATCGTGAAGCAGGGCGCGAGCGAGACGACTCAAATCCTACAGTCCCTGTCGCCGTCGATCAACTTCCCCCGCCAGAGCGTCACCGATGCGACCGACGTGGTGCGGCCGTTCACGCTGCGGGGCTTGAGCCCGGATCATACGCTGGTCCTGATCAACGGCTCGCGGAGGCACCAGACCGCTCTCGTGAACACGTTCGCCTACGGCACCGGCGCGGGGTCGAGTGGCGTCGACATGAACGCGATCCCGGCGAGCGCCATCGACCGGATCGAGGTCCTGCGGGACGGGGCGTCCGCCCAGTACGGCTCCGACGCCATCGCGGGCGTCGTGAACGTGGTCACGAGGAAAGGGCAATTCACGCCCTTCGTGAACGTGGCCGCGGGGCGATACACGCCGAAGGATTACCCGGATGACGGGACGACGGTGGACGTAAACGGCGGGTGGGGTCTGGCCCTCGGGTCCGGCTCGCTCGCACTCTTCGGAGAATTTCTCGACCGGCAGCCTACCAATCGCGCCTGGGCGGACCGCTTTGACACGAGCGGGAACGGCCTCGCCGATTCCGTCAACAGCGACGGGCAGGTCGTCATCAAGCGAAACCCCGTTCCCCAGCCAAACTATCACTGGGGAGACGGCCTCGAGAAAGACGTGCTCACCTACGGCGACCTTCTCTTGCCGCTGAATGGCGTTGCCTCGAGCCAGTTCTACGCCCACGGGGGGTACAGCTTCCGCAAGGGGACGGGTGACGGGTACAGGCGCTACGCCGACAGCGATCGGAACTGGCCCCAGATTTATCCGCTGGGCTATCTGCCGGAATTCGATCCGAACGTGAGGGACTACTCCGCCGTGACCGGAATCCGGGCTCGACCCGCGGGTTGGGCTGTCGATGCGGGCGCCTCGTTCGGGCACAACGATTTCGAGTACAACTTGCGTAACACCCTCAACGTATCCCTTGGACCGTGCCTCGACGCACCGTGCGCACCGGGAGCGGACAGCATCCTGGGCACCGCGGACGACCCGGGCATCCCGAACAAGACTTCATTCTTCGCCGGGCGATTGAAGCGTGACGAAACCATAGGGTCCGTAAACGCATCCCGCGCCATCAACATTGGACTCCCTTCCGCGCTCAACGTCGCTGTCGGCGCCGCCTATCGCCACGAGAAGTACCAAATCCAACGCGGAGAGTTCGCGTCCTATGTCGACGGCGGGGACACCACGCAATTCGGCGGGGACGCGCCTGGGGGCTCGCAGGTCTTTCCGGGTTTCGCGCCCTCCGACGAGGCGAAGGCGAGTCGAAATAACGTCGGCGTCTACACGGACCTCGAAACCAACCTCACGCCCAAACTCCTCGCGAACGCCGCGGGGCGGTTCGAGAACTACAGCGACTTCGGCTCGGTGGTCACCGGAAAGCTGGCAGCGCGCCTTCAGCCCTCGGAACGAATCACGCTTCGCGCGGCGGCCAGCACCGGATTTCGAGCGCCCGGCCTCGGCCAGATTCACTTCAGCAAGGTCGTGACCAATTTCATCGGCGGCGTCCCCGAGGAGATCGGGATCTTCCCGGTCGATCACCCCGCCTCGCGCCTGCTCGGCTCCAAACCGCTCAAGGAGGAGACCTCGGTGAACCTGAGCGCGGGCCTCGCCGTGAGCCCGCGTAACAACCTCACGATCACAGCCGACTATTTCAATATCAAGATCAACGACCGGATTCTGCTCGGAGCCACATTCGACGACGACTCGACGCTCGCGATCCTGGGGCGCGGCGGTTACTCCGGTATCGCCGGCGTCCAGTATTTTACGAACGGCCTGGACACCCGCACCCAAGGCGTCGACGTGAACGCCGATCTCCACCTCCCCCTAGGCGGGACCAAGAAGCTCGGGATCGCGGCCGGCGCCAACTACACGAAGAACAAGATCACCCGCGTCGATCCGCTTCCCGCCGTTCTCGCGAATTCGGCGGAAACCGGGCTGCTGGACGTTGTGACGCGTGTCGCGATCGAAGAGGAGCGGCCGGACTGGAGAGGAACGCTGACGGCCGACTTCTCGGACGGAGAGTTTCATGCGCTCGGACGGGGCTCCTACTACGGCCGCTTCGCCTCGGCGCAGCCAGGCTATTGCGACGATTGTCGCGAGACGTACGGAGCCAAGACGCTTGTCGACGCGGAGGTGGGATACAAATTCAGCTCGATGGATCTCTCGATCGGAGCGCGCAACCTCTTCGACACGTATCCGGACCATCCCCTGGACGACGCCAACAACAATGGCGGCACGTTCCCGTGGGCGGCGGCCTCGCCCTTCGGATACAACGGCCGCTACGTCTACGTTCGATCCGCGATCCCGTTGACGCGGTAGACGGCGCGTTCTCCGGCGGTCACTGACCCAGCTATGTGATGCTCCGTCTGACGGCGTGATCTTTCGACACCCGACGCGGAGACAATTTCTCTGAATCGCCGCACCGCGGCCGGCGCGAACCCCGCGGGAGCGACCCGAGTTCCCGATCATTTTCGTACGTGCGCGACCCTGCTCGCGCGATCGCTCGCGCTTCGAGGATGATCGCGTTTCCTTCCAGTAGGAATCCGGAAACGTGCGGACGCGGACGCGTGCGTCGTCGCGACGGATCGATCATTCGCGTACACTCTTCATCGCCGCATCACACCCACCGCTTCGCCGGGCGCTAATCCTTCCACATATATACGCGAACGTTTTTCCGCGCGGCACGACGTTTGCAAAGTCCACGCCCCGGAACTCGCGGGCTCCGATCTCGCGGACTCACGAGGTTCCGATCGACGAAAGGCCGCTGAACCCGGCGTAATCATTCGATCGAGAAGATCGGTTGGTTCAAGGAGGAACAATGTCTCGAATCCGCAATCTCGGTTTGGTAGTTGCAACCTTGCTCTTGGTTGGTGTGCCGCTCATGGCTCATGCCGAAACGAAGGTGTTCAGGGCTCACTTAACCGGAGACCAAGTGGTGCCGGCGAGGGTGACCCAGGCCAACGGGCAGGCACACTTCGCGGTCAGCCAGGATCAGGCTCAGGTGGAGTTCCGCGTCACCGTGACGAACATTGAGAACGTTGTTGCGGCTCACATCTTCCTCGGCGCGCCCGGAGAGAATGGGGCGATCGTCGCGACCCTCTACGGGCCCGTTGCGCCAGCCGGCGGCAAGAAGACCGGCGTTCTGGCAACGGGAACGATCACCGCTTCGAACCTCGTCGGCAGCCTTGCTGGCCGGCCGATGTCCGAGCTGATCGCCGCTATGAAGGCCGGCACCGCGTACGTGAGCGTTCTCACGGACGACGGCCAGGGAGCGCCGGATGAGAAGCCGGGCGATTTCTCGACCGGAGAGATCCGCGGTCAGATCCAGTAAGTAGGAGCGAGCTGAAGTTGCAGC
The sequence above is a segment of the Candidatus Eisenbacteria bacterium genome. Coding sequences within it:
- a CDS encoding CHRD domain-containing protein, giving the protein MSRIRNLGLVVATLLLVGVPLMAHAETKVFRAHLTGDQVVPARVTQANGQAHFAVSQDQAQVEFRVTVTNIENVVAAHIFLGAPGENGAIVATLYGPVAPAGGKKTGVLATGTITASNLVGSLAGRPMSELIAAMKAGTAYVSVLTDDGQGAPDEKPGDFSTGEIRGQIQ
- a CDS encoding PEGA domain-containing protein, whose translation is MYSGAVRATVVLSQHRSSQGGMMKLVWCIAGIVLWVSMPFAAPIASAQSATITGTIADSTGEALPSAVIRVDDTSLRATSGASGFYRIEGVPAGTHTLRAVLIGYKPASREVTVGPGETVTADFALSRAPILIPATEVVVGSRAPHTAADELAVPVDVYNSEEIVKQGASETTQILQSLSPSINFPRQSVTDATDVVRPFTLRGLSPDHTLVLINGSRRHQTALVNTFAYGTGAGSSGVDMNAIPASAIDRIEVLRDGASAQYGSDAIAGVVNVVTRKGQFTPFVNVAAGRYTPKDYPDDGTTVDVNGGWGLALGSGSLALFGEFLDRQPTNRAWADRFDTSGNGLADSVNSDGQVVIKRNPVPQPNYHWGDGLEKDVLTYGDLLLPLNGVASSQFYAHGGYSFRKGTGDGYRRYADSDRNWPQIYPLGYLPEFDPNVRDYSAVTGIRARPAGWAVDAGASFGHNDFEYNLRNTLNVSLGPCLDAPCAPGADSILGTADDPGIPNKTSFFAGRLKRDETIGSVNASRAINIGLPSALNVAVGAAYRHEKYQIQRGEFASYVDGGDTTQFGGDAPGGSQVFPGFAPSDEAKASRNNVGVYTDLETNLTPKLLANAAGRFENYSDFGSVVTGKLAARLQPSERITLRAAASTGFRAPGLGQIHFSKVVTNFIGGVPEEIGIFPVDHPASRLLGSKPLKEETSVNLSAGLAVSPRNNLTITADYFNIKINDRILLGATFDDDSTLAILGRGGYSGIAGVQYFTNGLDTRTQGVDVNADLHLPLGGTKKLGIAAGANYTKNKITRVDPLPAVLANSAETGLLDVVTRVAIEEERPDWRGTLTADFSDGEFHALGRGSYYGRFASAQPGYCDDCRETYGAKTLVDAEVGYKFSSMDLSIGARNLFDTYPDHPLDDANNNGGTFPWAAASPFGYNGRYVYVRSAIPLTR